CTACTCTGGTGAGATGTGATGCAGagtgctctgattggctgacacACACTCTGGTGAGGCCAGAGTCTGTTGACGTCGCCTCAGGAGAACTCTTCAAACATCTCACCAACTTTACACATACAGAAGAACTCAATAAcctcttttaaaaatatgctgtCTTTTTGGTAGTGAAGCTTTAGCCTTTTATATTCACCCGGCCTTGTTTAAGACCCCTTCTCAGAGGAACAACTCATACAGCTAACTGATATAATTTCATGTCTCATTTTCTGGAGCAGGTCATGTGAACTATAATTATAAAAAACATtcagtatctccaaaatgggaactttacaggagaagccaGAGATTTCATTCCAAGTAATATCCATTAGTCCATTCACCAGGTAATACACAATTTATAGAGCAGCTGATCTGCTCAAatgatatagaaaaataaagattgagaaaaataaagatttagGTGACACGCATgcccattacttgttagctacattagctttatagctccagtgcaaaacttaaagaagccaacttcagacaccaaacatgttatCAACTACATTTGATGTATAGGGGAaattacatttgatattttggtgaattattcatttaatgCTTCAGGACTcgataaataatttaaattttacATTCAGAATTTGAGTAGAAAGTGCTGGCTGTAGGGATCAGAACACACCAAGCATAAGTAATTAATGAATCACACATgccctttatttttattacaaaaatatacaaaaccaTTTCATATACAGTTTTGTACTAATTTCTTACCTTTGGAAAACATAGCCAGCTCTCTTTGTAATGGGACATTTGAAAAGAGACCTTGTGAACAAAGGTAGGCGCTGATTTCACAATTAGTTCCATATGTGCACAAAGCAAAACCATTAAGTGCTAAACGTTGAGGTGTGATAGAAACACAGAAGgtagtgtatattgtatatacacAGTGTGCATGTACTTGCACATACAAAAGCAAGCACAGCAACAACTGACTTGTGAATGACAGGTCATAAAGAGTATTATAGCACCTTTGTGAAACAGTTGCACCTTTGCAATCTTCCCTTCAAGAAATCTAGCACATATCAttttatcaaatatatatatccGTTTAGCTCCCATCTAATCAAACTAATGTACATTCATagaaacataataaaaacactgcagaagGCTGCATTTGGCAATTATACAGTAATTATCATTCTACCCCAAAAAATCTAGAGAATCATTGCTTTTCAGCTCCTCTATGTGGTGCTGTTGCTGTTCCATGTTTTCTAAATTGTCTCTGTTCAGTCTTTATTCCATCAAGCTGACATACTAACAAATATATGCCCCTATTTTTCAGAGTgaactgtgaaaaaaataaattactatGATGTGCGTGCATCCAACAAGCACTGAAGGCAATGAGCATTAGTTCTGAGATATGTAAGTAAAATGTCAGAACAGTGTACTACAACAGTAGTAACTTCAGCAGTCTTTTGAGATGACTCAGGATCGGCACTCTGCAAATGACAATGAAAGCTGTATCCTGCTGGAATGGGAACCAGTTCTGTAGTCCATCTTCAGTAAAGTCCTCTTCAGCAAATGTAATGCAATATTCCTGGAGTCTCCTTCCTTTTCAGTTGTCTCCCACATTTTAGCCTCCCACCAGCATCTGATTGGGTTTCATGAAGCTTGTTTTGTGCGGGTTCCTGGTGTTTCCTGCAAATTTAATTTTGACCTAAAAAGAAAGATTTACGCTTTATCGGATAGgatcattttcaaaatgaaagtTCCTTAAAGCCTAATAATAAAACTGTGCAATCCAAGTAAGGTTCAGACAATTTAACCTCCATAcaccaggcatgtcaaactagGTTCTTTCCAGGACACGAAGGCTCCAAGAAGATTAGCGTTTTCCCTTGtctaacactctgaatttaGTTCACGAAGGCCTAATAGCTGAGGAGTTACTTCAGGTGTGCTTTAGTCTAGAACTGGAGTCTGACATGTGACTTAAACCTTAGGGACCTTTATTTAGGCCTTCACTTTAGATCCCTTACAGCCATTATTATATAACTTACATAACTGtgttatagcagttactgaataataactgaataatacacCTAGGGTTCACAAGGTTTAGCTCATACTTTTAGAAATTCATATCTACTCACCTATTGTGCGTCATGTGGCTTTTCACCAGATGTCCGGCAGCGAGGGCAGCCATGAGTGACAGCTCCCCTGCCAGCACTGTGGCACACACTACCCTGGCAAGCTGCCGGGCGTTCTCACCTGGGTGCGCCTCACTGGCGCCCTGCACGCCTAACATCTGAGAGGAGCATGTGAGAAACACATCAGTTTTTATGACTACACAAATAACCTTCTTCcaattttttgtgtttatcactcaggtttcaagtttatttgtcatttgcacaacatgtcaggacatttatgcactgaaatgcttatggtgaggctcagataatcactctacagaaagtaaataagtaaaatataaaaaaacaaactgaaatatattaaatatacacaaaatatagagaaaatttACAAAGTGGCTTAAGTGACTctgtgttattgttctttaaagtgacttagtgttaaggtgttattgtcaTAGCAGAGATGATTTAATTCAAGTACTTCGCTAATAACATGTAAGACGTGATACTTTTAGCAGAGCCTTAGAGCTTGAGGTATGATACAGGTTAGTAAAGCCATAAATACCTGAAGACAGGCTTGCTGAGGTGCAAGATTGGTGCCCCCTCCCACTGTGCCCAGCTCTATAGAGGGCATGGTACAGCTAATGTAAAGATCCTCTCCTGTGGGGCCTGATGCTTCCATCAAAGTGATGCAATTAGAGCTGCCCACTGTCTGAGCGGGATCCTGTCACAACAACATCTGTAATTacttttaaagttctttttttttgttatagcACTTATATATCATTGTCATGTGAAAACATGGTATcaaatgatatttttcattatatttcaaAAGGCCAATTGAAGTTTAAAGCACATGAGCATTTCATAGCACCGATAAAAATcatccaaaatgttttttggttAAATACGAAATTATCTTACAACAGTGACAACATATACTGTTCTTCAAACTGTTGTGCATATGTTTGGCACCAACATTTCATACCTGTCCGCACGCGATGTAAATGGCAGCCACTAAGTTTGCAGCATGAGCGTTGTAACCCCCAATACTTCCCGCCATGGCGGAGCCTACCAGGTTCTTATTGATGTTCACATCCACCAAAGCTTCTGTGCTTGTCTTCAAGATCTATCGAAGCAATTTAGGATCATTATCAAGCTGACCTCATAAGCCCACTTTGTAGTTCTCAATATTAGTAATCAGTATCAAACACAGCCTGAAGAATTATACCTCTTTGACTACTTTGGCAGGTATGGTGGCCTCACAGACCACAGACTTGCCCCTACCCTCAATCCAGTTAATGGCAGCAGGTTTTTTGTCAGTGCAATAGTTCCCACTGACTGCCAGGACCTGCAGCTCTGGGAATTCTTCTTTTAGCCTTGCCAGAGCCTGTTCTGTGCCCTGAGGACAGAAATGGTGgctaacatttaataaaaagtaattgtgcaCCACTTGATATCTTATGGTGGCAAATCAGCAAACACAAAGATATTATATTTTCTTACCTTTGAGATCATGTTCATTCCCATGGCATCTCCAGTTCTGGACTGGAAGCGGATATATAGATTGCGTGAAGCAAGGCCAACCAGGAGCTTCTCCAAACGAGCAAACCTGAgggaaaaaagtcaaaacaaactgaaaatgttttaaaaagtagaCAGTAACACAGTTAGATCCATAATATTTTAGCACCCTAATAAGGAACCATATTTCAAAACCTCTCGACATTGTGGAGCAAAGAGTGCATGTACAGTGTAGACACTTTACTAGAGCGTGTGAGTTATAAGGGCAAGCAACTGTCTTATGGGAAATTTggataaaaatgtatataaaacatatCTTACAACATCTTAAAGAAATCAAATCAGTAAAGAAATAACGTTGGACGATAGTATGTTGCACTGTGCCAAACCCTAATActacaaacagcaaacagatACAGGCTACCCATTATATTGTGTTGTGAGGTTAATTAAACTTCTAAAACCACTTTAGGCCTTAAGACTATCAACTGAAAAATATGGCTAAGTTTTATACTGTTAAAAGAAACAGTTTTGCATACCTGCTGGTGTGGTCAAAGGCCTCTTTAATGCACTTAAATCCCTCAGGACTCTCCAGCCAGGCCTTGACCTCAGCAGCCTGGCAGGCAGAGGGCAGTCGAACCACAGGGCCACGGGTCATACCATCAGCCAAAACCCTGCTGCTGGCTCCACCACCCAGCTTTCAAAGAAACATCCAGAGCATAACCAGTCAAAGACATACACAGGGCTTTTTCATGCATTTCAGCATTGTAGTCAACGGCATGTAATACTACAAATTCTCCTTGTCTGAGAATTAGTCAAGcctgtttttaaaaggaaatcAATAATGTAGCTTACAGCTATAGCTCTGCAGCCTCGGTTGGTGCTGGCCACCAGACAGCCCTCGGTTGTAGCCATGGGGACCTGGAATTGCTTTCCATCCAACAGCAGAGGCCCTGCGACACCCACTGGAACCGGCATGTAACCAATGACGTTCTCACAGCAAGTTCCCAtcacctaaaaaaaaacaggaatcaaacaaacacaacagtCATCTAAAATGGCTTCCTGCACtgagaaaaatgttaaatttccTCAATTCAAATATGgtcaaatatattacattaaatttagctgatttttattcattttattttattcatctgGAAATGATGATGCTTTGTCAGTGTAGCCAATCTAATATGTCTGGCACACTGAGAAATCCTGAAAGCTTTTTTTCGGCCTTACCTGTGAGTAGTCATAGTCTTTATAAGGAAGGCAGGTGAGTGCAGAAGGATTAGGGAGTTTTTGGCACAACATCTTTCTGCGGATCATCACCCCTCTTTCTGGGCTCTCCATCATGGCCTCCAACTTGTAGCCAGGAATGTGCTTTGCATTCACTAATATAATAACCTCAGCATCACTCAGGTATCGAGCACCCATCTGTGGAATCACaatttagcatttcacatataCTATATTCATGTACAAAGTGTTTGAAATATATTGTTTCCAAATAGTTATGGCAATACTAGCCTTTGCAGTAGAGATGTCACAGAAGGCTGTGATATGCACATGATCAAATTGCAATGTCTTTTAAATATATAGCAAAATCTCTAACAGTATATTAAAACAGTATTCTTACAGTAGCTCAAACACTCACTTTCACAGCCCTTACACAACCCATTTAAGTCAGGGGAATCAACTCTTGTAGGCTGATGGTGTCACAAGAGATTTCTAATCTGTTCTCACGTCATACACTAATTGGTTAACAGTAAGTGAATAAGTAAAGTTGGCAAGCTCATTAGAGATTACAGGGGTCATAATCAAGGTAAAAGTAACCACTAACATCACTAACACTGAGCATTCTAATTTAACTTAACTTCAAAAAAGACCAAAATTGAAATCAAAAGACACAAAACTGTTGAGGCAGCTCATGGACTGTTTTAATTCTTTGCCCACCTCAAGATTTTTCAGGATGGTGAGACACTCATCCACTGGCCGAGGCTTTGAGGGGATGTTGGGTTGAGGCTGCTCCACTGCGGCACTGTCCAGGCTTTCCTCTTCTCCCACCACAAATGTGCTTTTAGGGGCTGGTTCTGTGATGGTGGGCAGGGGCTTTATCACTAAATCTACCAGAAGGATAAGGAAAATGTTTTATAGCCCCTAATACACATTTCTAGGAAGCAGAATGTCTGTTGTGAAAAGAGCTactcaaataaaatgtattaaattgcCCTATTCATGCTCCACCCACTAATATACTCTTTTATAGCTTTGCCGAATGCTGACAAAAATCCCAATAAACCTAATAGGACATTGTAGCACAGTTTGTTTAGAGTCACTAAACTGAGGTATTTTTGCTATAGTTCCTCATTAGCTTGAATGTGATGTTTGTAAAGCTTCTGTAAAGCAGTTGCtaagaaaaaatgcatttgtgggcaaAGCACAGATAAATCAATTGAATTTATTCCAAAAAACAGTTCTGATTAACCAAATAGCCAAGTTGCTAAAGAAATCTGTGGATGTGGTGAGATGAATACAATTGGCTGTACCTCTTTCTTCTTTGGTGATGACTGGAGGGAGAGTTGGGGGCTTCTCGGCCTTGCTGGGGCGGAGAGCAATCTCCTTCCTGCAGCATTGTTCTGGAGACCACTTCTGTGTGAGCATGGAGCTAGGGTTGGGGACTTTAAG
This sequence is a window from Pygocentrus nattereri isolate fPygNat1 chromosome 20, fPygNat1.pri, whole genome shotgun sequence. Protein-coding genes within it:
- the hmgcra gene encoding 3-hydroxy-3-methylglutaryl-CoA reductase a, whose translation is MLTRLFRIHGLFVASHPWEVIVATVTLTICMMSMNMFTGNDQICGWNFDCPKFEEQVLSSDIIILTITRCIAIIYIYFQFQNLRQLGSKYILGIAGLFTIFSSFVFSTVVIHFLDKELTGLNEALPFFLLLIDLSKACALAKFALSSNSQDEVRENIARGMAVLGPTFTLDALVECLVIGVGTMSGVRQLEIMCCFGCMSVLANYFVFMTFFPACVSLVLELSRESREGHPIWQLSHFARVLEEEEDNKPNPVTQRVKMIMSLGLVMVHAHSRWIADPASPNGTLDVPQVGISLSYHTPKRIDPDMPLWQFYLSRMISMDIEQVITLGLALFLAVKYIFFEQVEMESTLSLKVPNPSSMLTQKWSPEQCCRKEIALRPSKAEKPPTLPPVITKEERDLVIKPLPTITEPAPKSTFVVGEEESLDSAAVEQPQPNIPSKPRPVDECLTILKNLEMGARYLSDAEVIILVNAKHIPGYKLEAMMESPERGVMIRRKMLCQKLPNPSALTCLPYKDYDYSQVMGTCCENVIGYMPVPVGVAGPLLLDGKQFQVPMATTEGCLVASTNRGCRAIALGGGASSRVLADGMTRGPVVRLPSACQAAEVKAWLESPEGFKCIKEAFDHTSRFARLEKLLVGLASRNLYIRFQSRTGDAMGMNMISKGTEQALARLKEEFPELQVLAVSGNYCTDKKPAAINWIEGRGKSVVCEATIPAKVVKEILKTSTEALVDVNINKNLVGSAMAGSIGGYNAHAANLVAAIYIACGQDPAQTVGSSNCITLMEASGPTGEDLYISCTMPSIELGTVGGGTNLAPQQACLQMLGVQGASEAHPGENARQLARVVCATVLAGELSLMAALAAGHLVKSHMTHNRSKLNLQETPGTRTKQAS